One genomic window of [Clostridium] scindens ATCC 35704 includes the following:
- a CDS encoding heavy metal translocating P-type ATPase — protein sequence MEQYTVTGMNCAACSARVEKAVSKVPGVTSCSVSLLTNSMGVEGTAGQADIVAAVEEAGYGAAPKASEAKGKAAYGTATDDFLKDKETPLLKKRLIASLCFLVPLMYVSMGHMMWGWPLPAFMADNHVAMGLYQLIFTAAVMVINQKFFISGFKSLWHRSPNMDTLVALGAGASFVYSTYALFAMTDAQMHGDMAKVMDYMHEFYFESAAMILTLITVGKMLEARSKGRTTDALKSLMKLAPKTATIIRDGMEAEVSIDQVRKGDVFVVRPGENIPVDGIVLDGSSAVNESALTGESIPVDKEVGDTVSAATLNHSGFLRCEATRVGEDTTLSQIIQMVSDAAATKAPIAKVADRVSGVFVPAVIGIAAGTILVWLVAGQSIGFALARGISVLVISCPCALGLATPVAIMVGNGMGAKNGIMFKTAVSLEEAGKMQIVALDKTGTITSGEPKVTDMIPASGITEDELLRMAYGLESKSEHPLAHAILALAREKGLSDGHEVAEFHAVPGNGLTGRMGEDVLAGGNLKFIGDKASVTEEMRQNAERLSEDGKTPLFFSRNGELAGIIAVADVIKEDSPQAIKDLQNMGIHVVMLTGDNERTAKAIRRQAGVDEVIAGVLPDGKESVIRSLKRKGKVAMVGDGINDAPALTRADIGIAIGAGTDIAIDAADVVLMKSRLSDVPAAIRLSRATLRNIHENLFWAFFYNVIGIPLAAGVWYPLLGWKLNPMFGAAAMSLSSFCVVTNALRLNWFKMRDASKDKKIKTKKKEEETTMEKTMKIEGMMCGHCEARVKKCLEALEQVEEAAVSHEEGTAVVRLNGELADDVLKKAVEDQDYKVLDIQ from the coding sequence ATGGAGCAATATACAGTGACGGGCATGAACTGCGCTGCATGCAGTGCCCGGGTGGAGAAGGCGGTTTCCAAGGTGCCGGGGGTAACCTCCTGTTCGGTGAGCCTATTGACGAATTCCATGGGCGTGGAAGGGACAGCAGGGCAGGCAGACATCGTGGCAGCGGTGGAAGAGGCTGGCTACGGCGCTGCGCCGAAGGCTTCCGAGGCGAAGGGAAAGGCCGCTTACGGGACAGCGACGGATGATTTCCTGAAAGATAAGGAAACGCCGCTGCTTAAGAAGCGGCTGATCGCATCTTTGTGCTTTCTGGTGCCGCTGATGTACGTGTCCATGGGGCATATGATGTGGGGCTGGCCGCTTCCGGCATTTATGGCAGACAATCATGTGGCGATGGGATTATACCAGCTGATATTTACGGCTGCAGTCATGGTGATCAACCAGAAGTTTTTTATCAGCGGCTTTAAGAGCCTGTGGCACCGCTCGCCCAATATGGATACCTTGGTAGCCCTGGGGGCAGGAGCATCCTTTGTCTACAGCACCTATGCCTTATTCGCGATGACGGATGCCCAGATGCACGGCGACATGGCAAAGGTAATGGATTACATGCATGAATTCTATTTTGAATCCGCCGCAATGATCCTGACGCTGATTACCGTAGGAAAGATGCTGGAAGCCCGTTCCAAAGGGCGGACGACGGATGCGCTCAAGAGTCTGATGAAGCTGGCGCCAAAGACTGCGACGATCATCAGAGACGGCATGGAGGCAGAAGTATCCATAGACCAGGTGAGAAAGGGAGACGTCTTTGTAGTAAGGCCGGGTGAGAATATTCCCGTGGATGGCATCGTGCTGGATGGCAGCAGCGCGGTCAATGAATCTGCGCTGACCGGGGAGAGCATACCGGTGGACAAGGAAGTAGGAGACACGGTGTCCGCTGCAACCTTGAATCATTCAGGATTTCTCCGGTGCGAGGCCACCAGGGTGGGGGAGGATACGACCCTTTCCCAGATTATTCAGATGGTCAGCGATGCGGCAGCCACCAAAGCGCCCATTGCCAAGGTGGCAGACCGGGTATCCGGCGTTTTCGTGCCAGCGGTAATCGGCATAGCGGCGGGAACCATCCTGGTATGGCTGGTTGCGGGACAGAGCATAGGTTTTGCCCTGGCGAGAGGAATCTCGGTGCTGGTAATCAGCTGTCCTTGCGCGCTGGGCCTGGCGACGCCTGTAGCGATCATGGTAGGAAATGGCATGGGAGCGAAGAACGGGATCATGTTCAAGACCGCCGTTTCCCTGGAAGAAGCAGGCAAGATGCAGATCGTGGCACTTGACAAGACCGGGACGATCACCAGCGGGGAGCCAAAGGTAACGGATATGATTCCGGCATCTGGGATTACAGAAGATGAATTGCTTCGGATGGCCTACGGACTGGAGAGTAAGAGCGAGCATCCGCTGGCCCATGCGATCTTGGCGCTGGCGAGAGAAAAAGGTCTTTCCGATGGGCATGAGGTGGCGGAATTCCATGCGGTTCCCGGAAATGGACTTACCGGTCGGATGGGCGAGGATGTGCTGGCCGGAGGAAATCTTAAGTTTATCGGTGATAAAGCATCGGTGACAGAAGAGATGAGGCAGAATGCAGAACGTCTTTCAGAAGATGGAAAGACGCCGCTGTTCTTTAGCAGGAACGGAGAACTGGCAGGAATCATCGCTGTCGCGGATGTCATCAAGGAGGATAGCCCGCAGGCGATCAAAGATTTGCAGAATATGGGAATCCACGTAGTCATGCTGACCGGCGACAACGAACGCACGGCAAAGGCTATCAGACGGCAGGCCGGTGTTGATGAGGTGATCGCAGGCGTGCTTCCGGACGGAAAGGAAAGCGTGATCCGATCATTGAAAAGAAAAGGAAAGGTTGCCATGGTGGGGGATGGAATCAATGATGCCCCGGCTCTTACTAGGGCGGATATTGGCATCGCCATAGGCGCAGGCACGGATATCGCCATTGACGCCGCGGATGTGGTGCTGATGAAGAGCAGGCTCAGCGACGTGCCGGCAGCCATACGGCTCAGCCGGGCGACCCTTCGCAATATCCATGAGAATCTATTCTGGGCATTCTTCTATAATGTGATAGGAATACCCTTGGCGGCCGGCGTGTGGTACCCGCTGCTTGGATGGAAGCTGAACCCTATGTTCGGGGCTGCGGCCATGAGCCTGTCCAGTTTCTGCGTGGTCACCAATGCGCTGCGCCTGAACTGGTTCAAGATGCGTGATGCAAGCAAAGATAAAAAAATAAAAACCAAAAAGAAAGAGGAGGAGACAACGATGGAAAAAACCATGAAGATTGAAGGAATGATGTGCGGACACTGCGAGGCAAGAGTAAAGAAATGCCTGGAGGCCCTTGAGCAGGTGGAGGAAGCAGCGGTAAGCCATGAGGAAGGAACCGCGGTCGTAAGGCTGAATGGAGAACTGGCAGACGATGTGCTGAAGAAGGCGGTGGAAGATCAGGACTACAAGGTGCTGGATATCCAGTAG
- a CDS encoding MarR family winged helix-turn-helix transcriptional regulator, with product MLFDLWDGLSLFKKIYDQSLEPVCKKYQLTRMELDILLFLANNPGYDTAKDIIERRRLTKSHVSMSLKDLERRDLVQKEYYPGNQKTAHLKLSSASIQMVAEGQQAQKKFFQTVFRDFNPEDVSRMEDYFERMRKNMQNALKEEL from the coding sequence ATGCTTTTTGATTTGTGGGATGGATTATCCCTGTTTAAAAAAATCTATGACCAGTCATTGGAGCCGGTCTGCAAAAAATACCAGTTGACCCGTATGGAACTGGACATCCTTTTGTTTCTGGCCAACAACCCGGGCTATGATACTGCCAAGGATATCATCGAGCGCCGGCGGCTCACCAAATCCCATGTATCCATGTCGCTCAAGGATTTAGAGAGGCGGGATCTGGTGCAAAAGGAATATTATCCGGGCAACCAGAAGACGGCGCATCTGAAACTGTCTTCGGCATCCATCCAGATGGTGGCAGAAGGGCAGCAGGCCCAGAAGAAGTTTTTTCAGACGGTTTTCCGGGATTTTAATCCGGAAGATGTAAGCCGGATGGAGGATTACTTCGAAAGAATGCGGAAGAATATGCAGAATGCGCTGAAGGAGGAATTATAG
- a CDS encoding sulfite exporter TauE/SafE family protein, whose product MLTKFIVCFIAGIGAGLGTGFAGMSAAAVISPMLITFLHIPAYEAVGIALSSDVLASAVSAYTYGKHKNLDIKNGIVMMISVLCFTLVGSYISSLVPSHAMGGFSVFMTLLLGIKFIVRPVMTTKESMEAVSPKKRFIQSIFCGMLIGFICGFVGAGGGMMMLLILTSVLGYELKTAVGTSVFIMTFTAFTGAVSHFAIGGAPDWWCMAFCILSTFLWARVAAKFANKTSPIILNRATGVVLSVLGISIIAVNYLA is encoded by the coding sequence ATGCTTACGAAATTTATTGTATGTTTTATCGCAGGGATCGGGGCAGGCCTGGGGACCGGATTTGCCGGAATGAGCGCGGCGGCGGTGATAAGCCCGATGCTGATTACCTTCTTGCATATCCCCGCCTATGAGGCTGTGGGAATCGCCCTGTCAAGCGACGTTTTAGCCAGCGCGGTCAGCGCTTATACTTATGGGAAGCATAAGAATCTGGATATCAAAAATGGAATCGTCATGATGATTTCCGTGCTGTGCTTCACCCTGGTGGGGAGTTATATATCCAGCCTGGTCCCAAGCCATGCCATGGGCGGCTTCTCCGTGTTCATGACGCTGCTTCTGGGAATCAAGTTCATTGTAAGGCCCGTCATGACGACAAAGGAGTCTATGGAGGCTGTCAGCCCGAAGAAGCGGTTTATACAGTCCATATTCTGCGGCATGCTGATCGGATTCATCTGCGGATTTGTAGGAGCGGGCGGCGGCATGATGATGCTTCTGATTCTCACCAGCGTGCTAGGATATGAACTGAAGACTGCGGTAGGGACCAGCGTGTTTATCATGACGTTTACGGCATTTACCGGAGCGGTGAGCCACTTTGCCATCGGCGGGGCGCCGGACTGGTGGTGTATGGCTTTCTGCATCCTGTCTACATTTTTATGGGCAAGGGTGGCCGCCAAGTTTGCGAATAAGACGAGCCCGATCATCTTGAACCGTGCGACAGGAGTCGTGCTGTCCGTTCTTGGCATTTCTATTATTGCAGTGAATTACCTGGCTTAA
- a CDS encoding [Fe-Fe] hydrogenase large subunit C-terminal domain-containing protein, with protein MKTFEELYKDVLSRKISLKEPLPSEYNPLHLDCLLHPKNYAPVIPSVECEECAYERACQRSCIFDAIEEGEDGKLRINPSLCTGCGVCMDACKEEKLTASKDVLPAMKAVREAKGPAYMMVAPAFLGQFDEAVTPGKLRSAFKALGFTGMVEVALFADILTLKEALEFDSHVKEKGDYQLTSCCCPVWISMIRNIYHELMPHVPGAVSPMVACGRMIKRMYPDAVTVFAGPCLAKKKEAREPDIADAVDYVLTFQEVKDIFEAADIHPEELEDDQKEHASKAGRLYARTGGVSQAVSEMVEQLRPDRSIAVHAEQANGTKECMAMIKRIQNKETDANFFEGMGCIGGCVGGPKAILHKEEGTKFVDEYGQEAPFKTPLENPYVRKVLKELGFETVEDLVTDDSLLTRDFSAAR; from the coding sequence ATGAAGACATTTGAAGAATTATATAAGGATGTTCTTAGCCGGAAGATATCTCTTAAGGAGCCGCTTCCATCGGAATATAATCCGCTGCATCTGGACTGCCTGCTCCATCCAAAGAATTATGCCCCGGTCATACCTTCTGTCGAGTGCGAGGAATGTGCCTATGAGCGTGCCTGCCAGAGAAGCTGCATCTTTGATGCCATCGAAGAAGGAGAAGACGGAAAACTGCGGATCAATCCCTCGCTTTGCACAGGCTGCGGCGTGTGCATGGATGCCTGCAAAGAAGAAAAACTGACTGCCAGCAAGGATGTACTACCTGCCATGAAGGCAGTCCGGGAGGCCAAAGGACCGGCCTATATGATGGTAGCGCCTGCATTTCTGGGGCAGTTTGATGAGGCGGTAACGCCAGGGAAGCTGCGCAGCGCGTTCAAGGCCCTTGGATTTACAGGAATGGTAGAGGTGGCGCTCTTTGCGGATATCCTGACTTTGAAAGAAGCCTTAGAGTTTGACAGCCACGTGAAGGAGAAAGGGGATTATCAGCTGACCAGCTGCTGCTGTCCGGTGTGGATCTCCATGATCCGCAATATCTACCATGAACTGATGCCCCATGTCCCGGGAGCCGTATCGCCTATGGTGGCGTGCGGGCGTATGATTAAGAGGATGTATCCGGATGCGGTGACCGTATTTGCAGGGCCTTGCCTGGCGAAAAAGAAGGAGGCCCGGGAACCGGATATCGCTGACGCGGTGGATTATGTGCTGACATTCCAGGAAGTGAAGGACATCTTCGAAGCAGCTGATATTCATCCGGAAGAACTGGAAGATGACCAGAAGGAACACGCTTCCAAGGCCGGGCGGCTTTATGCAAGAACCGGCGGGGTCAGCCAGGCAGTGTCGGAGATGGTGGAACAGTTAAGACCCGACCGGAGCATAGCCGTTCATGCTGAGCAGGCCAATGGCACCAAGGAATGTATGGCAATGATCAAACGGATCCAGAATAAGGAGACGGATGCCAATTTCTTTGAAGGGATGGGCTGTATCGGAGGATGCGTAGGAGGCCCGAAAGCGATCCTTCACAAGGAAGAGGGAACAAAATTTGTAGATGAATACGGGCAGGAGGCGCCTTTTAAGACCCCGCTTGAGAATCCTTATGTACGGAAGGTCCTGAAGGAATTAGGGTTTGAGACGGTGGAGGATCTGGTGACAGACGATTCTCTTCTGACCAGGGATTTTTCGGCTGCCAGGTAG
- a CDS encoding tRNA dihydrouridine synthase, which translates to MNRYYLAPLEGITTHIYRRAYHACFHPMNKYFTPFLVPHTKRGFNTRELNDILPENNEGMRLVPQILTNDAKGFLQTVKKLEDYGYEEVNLNLGCPSKTVVSKNRGSGFLAMPDELDRFLDEIYSGTQVRISIKTRIGKHSPDEFGRLLEIYNQYPVEELIIHPRLQQDFYKNTPNLEVFAEAVRESRNPLCYNGDIFSVTDRDRIKERFPEVKTYMMGRGILVNPGLAGELAGEEPADWDRIRRFHDQIYEDYQRISMGDKNVLFKMKELWCYLGHHFPGCEKQLKKIRKAERLDRYEAAVAEIL; encoded by the coding sequence ATGAACCGATACTATCTCGCCCCGCTGGAGGGCATTACCACGCACATTTACAGGCGGGCGTATCACGCCTGCTTCCATCCTATGAATAAATATTTTACGCCGTTTCTGGTGCCCCACACAAAGCGGGGATTCAATACAAGGGAATTAAATGATATCCTGCCGGAGAATAATGAAGGGATGAGGCTGGTTCCTCAGATCCTGACCAATGATGCCAAAGGGTTCTTGCAGACCGTCAAGAAACTAGAAGATTATGGATACGAGGAAGTCAATCTAAACCTGGGCTGTCCTTCCAAGACGGTAGTATCCAAAAACAGGGGATCCGGATTCCTTGCCATGCCCGATGAACTGGACCGGTTTCTGGATGAAATCTACAGTGGGACTCAAGTCAGGATATCCATCAAGACCAGAATCGGGAAGCATAGCCCGGATGAGTTTGGAAGGCTGCTGGAAATCTACAACCAGTACCCGGTAGAAGAATTGATCATCCATCCCCGCCTGCAGCAGGACTTTTATAAGAATACGCCGAATTTGGAAGTATTTGCGGAAGCGGTGAGAGAAAGCAGGAATCCGCTCTGCTATAACGGAGACATATTTTCGGTGACGGATAGGGACAGGATAAAGGAGAGATTCCCGGAGGTAAAGACCTACATGATGGGACGAGGAATCCTTGTGAATCCCGGGCTGGCAGGGGAACTGGCAGGCGAAGAGCCGGCGGATTGGGACAGGATTCGAAGGTTCCATGACCAGATCTATGAAGATTACCAAAGGATCAGCATGGGAGATAAGAATGTGCTGTTTAAGATGAAGGAACTCTGGTGCTATCTGGGACATCATTTTCCGGGCTGTGAAAAGCAGCTTAAGAAGATTCGGAAGGCAGAGCGGCTGGACCGCTATGAAGCCGCGGTGGCGGAAATCCTGTAA
- the thiS gene encoding sulfur carrier protein ThiS yields MVKVNGTEREYRPGMSVLQLLEEMGYSITRVAVEKNGEIVPKNRLSDTYLEDEDSLEVVSFVGGG; encoded by the coding sequence ATGGTAAAAGTGAACGGAACCGAAAGAGAATACAGGCCCGGCATGTCGGTCTTACAGCTGTTGGAAGAGATGGGGTATTCCATCACGCGTGTGGCGGTGGAAAAGAACGGGGAAATAGTCCCGAAGAACCGGCTGTCGGATACGTACCTTGAGGATGAGGACAGCCTGGAAGTCGTAAGTTTTGTAGGAGGGGGCTAG
- the thiF gene encoding sulfur carrier protein ThiS adenylyltransferase ThiF: protein MEEKRLTKEEIRKALTKRHTQTVQERLERARVAIAGLGGLGSNVAFSLARIGVGHIHLIDFDRVDITNLNRQQYFMRHIGMYKTDALKEELEQINPYLEIITDRVKVSRENLASLFAEDKIVCEAFDDPEAKAMLVNGILEHYPGKLLVAASGMAGYGASNEIHTRKVGSRFYLCGDETSEAGGDRGLMAPRVAICAAHEANLITEYIINQET from the coding sequence ATGGAGGAAAAGAGACTGACCAAAGAAGAGATCAGGAAGGCGCTGACTAAGCGTCACACGCAGACGGTCCAGGAAAGGCTGGAGCGTGCAAGAGTGGCGATTGCGGGTCTTGGAGGACTGGGGTCGAATGTGGCGTTTTCCCTTGCGAGAATCGGGGTTGGGCATATCCACCTGATTGATTTCGACCGGGTAGACATCACCAACCTGAATCGGCAGCAATACTTTATGCGCCATATCGGTATGTATAAGACGGATGCGCTGAAGGAGGAACTGGAACAGATCAATCCTTATCTGGAGATCATAACAGATCGCGTCAAAGTATCCCGGGAGAATCTTGCTTCCTTATTTGCCGAAGACAAGATTGTCTGCGAGGCCTTTGACGACCCGGAGGCGAAAGCCATGCTGGTTAATGGGATCCTGGAGCATTATCCGGGGAAACTTCTGGTGGCGGCTTCCGGGATGGCAGGATATGGGGCCAGCAATGAGATCCATACCAGAAAGGTGGGAAGCCGATTTTACCTGTGTGGGGACGAGACCTCGGAAGCAGGCGGGGATCGGGGGCTTATGGCTCCGCGGGTGGCCATCTGCGCGGCCCACGAGGCCAACCTGATCACGGAATATATTATCAATCAAGAAACTTAG
- a CDS encoding thiazole synthase, translating to MEHIANDAFVLGGHTFESRFILGSGKYSLELIQAAVEKAGAQIITLALRRANEGGMANILDYIPKGVTLLPNTSGARNAEEAVRIARLSRELGCGDFVKVEVIHDSKYLLPDNYETIKATEILAKEGFVVMPYMYPDLNAARDMANAGAACIMPLGAPIGSNKGICTKEFIQILIDEIDLPIIVDAGIGRPSQACEAMEMGAAAVMANTAIATAGDIPAMAEAFKKAIEAGRTAYLSGMGRVMDKGASASSPLTGFLQD from the coding sequence ATGGAACATATAGCAAACGATGCATTTGTACTTGGAGGACATACATTTGAATCAAGGTTTATCTTAGGCTCCGGGAAGTATTCCCTGGAACTGATCCAGGCGGCAGTCGAAAAAGCGGGCGCGCAGATTATCACGCTGGCTCTTCGCCGCGCCAATGAAGGGGGGATGGCAAACATCCTGGACTATATCCCAAAGGGCGTGACGCTTCTGCCCAATACGTCGGGGGCAAGGAATGCCGAGGAGGCGGTGCGCATTGCCCGCCTGTCCAGAGAATTAGGCTGCGGCGACTTCGTGAAGGTGGAGGTGATCCATGATTCCAAATACCTTCTGCCGGATAACTATGAGACCATAAAGGCTACCGAGATTCTGGCAAAAGAAGGGTTCGTAGTAATGCCTTACATGTACCCGGACTTGAATGCCGCCAGGGACATGGCAAACGCAGGAGCTGCCTGCATTATGCCGCTTGGCGCGCCGATTGGCTCCAACAAGGGAATCTGCACGAAAGAATTCATTCAGATACTGATCGATGAGATCGACCTGCCCATCATCGTGGACGCCGGAATCGGCAGGCCTTCCCAGGCCTGCGAGGCGATGGAGATGGGGGCGGCTGCCGTGATGGCCAACACGGCGATTGCCACAGCTGGGGATATACCGGCTATGGCGGAAGCATTCAAGAAAGCAATTGAGGCCGGAAGGACGGCATATCTGTCAGGCATGGGAAGAGTTATGGACAAAGGCGCCAGCGCTTCTTCCCCATTGACAGGATTTTTGCAGGATTAG
- the thiH gene encoding 2-iminoacetate synthase ThiH — protein MSTDNHVNESILNSDIKEWQKKNRIDHMAYLPGMEVLESEVQAQVIESMNAYDYTIYTEKDIRRALEHDNRTPEDFAALLSPAALPLLEEMAQRARIETRKHFGNGVYMFTPIYIANYCENFCIYCGFNCHNKINRAQLNEEEIDKEMQEIAKTGLQEILILTGESRSKSTVEYIGKACRIARKYFKVIGLEVYPMNSDEYAYLHECGADYVTVFQETYNSEKYETLHLAGHKRIFPYRLNAQERALKGGMRGVGFAALLGLDDFRKDAYATGMHAYLLQRKYPHAEIAFSCPRLRPIINNDKINPMDVHEPQLLQVVTAYRLFMPFASITVSTRECARVRDNLVNIAATKISAGVSTGIGEHVEDLETKGDDQFEISDGRSVEEVYEDLLHLNLQPVMNDYVYV, from the coding sequence ATGAGTACAGACAATCATGTGAACGAAAGCATTTTAAACAGCGATATCAAGGAATGGCAGAAAAAGAACCGTATCGACCATATGGCCTATCTGCCGGGGATGGAAGTCCTGGAGTCAGAGGTGCAGGCGCAGGTGATCGAATCGATGAATGCCTATGATTATACGATATATACGGAAAAGGACATACGCCGGGCGTTGGAGCATGACAACCGTACGCCGGAGGATTTTGCGGCGCTTCTGTCCCCTGCGGCGCTGCCGCTTTTGGAGGAGATGGCGCAGCGTGCCAGAATCGAGACCAGGAAGCATTTTGGCAATGGCGTCTATATGTTCACGCCCATCTACATAGCCAATTACTGTGAGAACTTCTGTATATACTGCGGATTTAACTGCCACAACAAGATTAACCGGGCACAGTTGAACGAGGAAGAGATCGACAAGGAAATGCAGGAGATTGCCAAGACGGGCCTGCAGGAAATTCTCATTCTTACCGGCGAGAGCAGGAGCAAGTCTACCGTGGAATATATCGGCAAGGCCTGCCGGATTGCCCGTAAATATTTCAAGGTCATCGGGCTTGAAGTGTATCCGATGAATTCGGATGAATATGCCTATCTGCACGAATGCGGCGCGGACTATGTCACCGTGTTCCAGGAAACCTATAATTCGGAAAAGTACGAGACGCTTCATCTGGCCGGACATAAGCGGATATTCCCTTACCGCCTGAACGCCCAGGAAAGGGCCCTCAAAGGCGGCATGCGGGGCGTGGGATTTGCGGCTCTCTTAGGGCTGGATGACTTCCGCAAAGACGCATATGCCACAGGAATGCATGCCTACTTGCTGCAGCGGAAATATCCGCATGCGGAGATCGCATTCTCCTGTCCCCGCCTGCGTCCGATCATCAATAATGATAAGATTAACCCTATGGATGTGCACGAGCCCCAGCTCTTGCAGGTGGTGACGGCGTACCGCCTGTTCATGCCGTTTGCAAGCATTACCGTCTCCACCAGGGAATGTGCCCGCGTCAGGGACAACCTGGTAAATATTGCTGCTACGAAGATCTCCGCTGGCGTAAGCACCGGAATCGGGGAACATGTGGAAGATCTTGAGACGAAAGGGGACGACCAGTTCGAGATCTCCGACGGACGTTCTGTAGAAGAGGTGTATGAAGATCTGCTGCATCTGAATCTCCAGCCGGTGATGAATGACTATGTCTATGTGTAG
- a CDS encoding thiamine phosphate synthase, which translates to MGILGNSEDFYSRVIAVTNRHLCAGPYLEQIERICRRQPGAVIVREKDMGPEDYELLYRQVREICQTYGVPCIAHTYAKAALHVGSRAIHVPLHLLKETPKIRGQFDIIGVSIHGKEEALLAERLGASYLTAGHIFATDCKKGVAPRGVEFLENVCEAVCLPVYAIGGMKGEIGCVEEMMAHGARGICVMSECMGW; encoded by the coding sequence ATGGGAATTCTCGGTAATAGCGAGGACTTTTATAGCCGTGTGATCGCCGTGACGAACCGGCATCTGTGTGCCGGGCCTTATCTGGAACAAATAGAAAGAATCTGCCGGAGACAGCCGGGGGCGGTTATCGTACGGGAAAAGGATATGGGGCCCGAAGATTATGAACTCCTGTATCGCCAGGTTCGGGAAATCTGCCAAACCTATGGCGTGCCGTGTATTGCCCATACCTACGCGAAGGCAGCGCTGCATGTAGGAAGCCGGGCGATTCACGTTCCTTTGCATTTACTTAAAGAAACTCCTAAGATCCGGGGACAGTTTGATATAATCGGAGTCTCCATCCATGGGAAGGAGGAGGCGCTTCTGGCGGAAAGATTGGGAGCCTCCTATCTTACTGCCGGACATATCTTTGCGACAGACTGCAAGAAAGGCGTGGCTCCAAGAGGCGTGGAATTCCTTGAGAATGTCTGCGAGGCAGTTTGCCTTCCCGTATATGCCATCGGGGGAATGAAAGGGGAAATAGGCTGCGTGGAGGAGATGATGGCCCATGGCGCCCGGGGAATCTGCGTGATGTCGGAATGCATGGGGTGGTAA
- a CDS encoding helix-turn-helix domain-containing protein, producing the protein MERLNQIIAENLKEIRKGKGLSLEQASALTSISKSMLSQLERGEVNPTISTVYKLSLGLKVPVTAFTLDKPKPFSKTGKSEVVPLSGDDGRYRLYPIFNFRDGQDFEIFDLEFDEGGMMPGNRQMNGTREFITVYSGQLTLSFQDREYVLEAGEAASYNAFDDYIYKNTGTGMVTASIVVHYPN; encoded by the coding sequence TTGGAGAGATTAAATCAAATCATAGCCGAGAATCTGAAAGAGATACGGAAAGGAAAAGGATTGAGCCTGGAGCAGGCATCTGCTCTTACTTCTATCAGCAAGAGCATGCTCAGCCAGTTGGAGCGAGGGGAAGTAAATCCTACCATCTCTACCGTGTATAAACTTTCGCTGGGATTAAAAGTTCCAGTGACGGCATTTACACTAGATAAGCCCAAGCCGTTTTCCAAGACGGGCAAGTCCGAGGTCGTGCCGTTAAGCGGCGATGACGGAAGGTACAGGCTCTATCCCATCTTCAACTTCCGGGACGGACAGGACTTTGAGATATTCGATCTGGAATTTGACGAGGGAGGCATGATGCCAGGGAACCGGCAGATGAACGGAACCAGGGAATTCATTACTGTATATTCGGGACAGCTTACCTTAAGCTTCCAGGATCGGGAATATGTATTGGAAGCCGGGGAGGCAGCCTCCTATAACGCTTTCGACGATTATATCTATAAGAACACAGGAACCGGGATGGTGACTGCCAGCATAGTAGTCCATTACCCGAATTAG
- a CDS encoding prolyl-tRNA synthetase associated domain-containing protein — translation MENQKQRVYDALDKLKIKYEVVEHEPVHTMEDMDRLGLPEKGTLCKNLFLRDSKGKRHFLVTCEESKKVDLKSLGRQLGGGNLSFASEDRLEKYLGLKQGSVSPFGLMNDTDHAVEFFIDKDLSRCKSLGIHPLENTATVFLSFKDLDKFLWDLDVDVVKIKL, via the coding sequence ATGGAGAATCAGAAGCAGCGCGTGTATGACGCATTGGACAAGTTGAAAATCAAGTATGAGGTGGTAGAGCACGAGCCGGTGCACACCATGGAAGACATGGACAGGCTTGGCCTGCCGGAAAAGGGAACCCTATGTAAGAATCTGTTCTTAAGAGATTCTAAGGGAAAGAGGCATTTCCTGGTGACTTGCGAGGAAAGCAAGAAGGTAGACTTAAAATCATTGGGAAGGCAGCTGGGAGGAGGAAACCTCAGCTTCGCTTCAGAAGACCGCCTGGAAAAATATCTGGGCCTTAAGCAGGGCAGCGTGTCTCCCTTTGGCCTCATGAACGATACCGACCATGCAGTAGAGTTCTTTATCGACAAAGACTTAAGCAGATGCAAGAGTCTGGGTATCCATCCGTTGGAAAATACGGCCACGGTATTTTTGTCTTTTAAGGATCTGGATAAGTTTTTGTGGGATCTGGATGTAGATGTGGTGAAGATTAAGTTGTGA